The genomic stretch GGTTTACGGTTATTCAAAGGGTATGATGTATACGATTGGTTCGTTTGAGGTGTTAGGTGCGATTGGTTTATTAGTTGGTTATTGGAAGACGTTTGTAGGTAAGCTTGCTTCAATTGGATTAGTCATTATTATGGTAGGTGCGGTATTTACTCATTTACATGCAGGTCAAGGCGTGAGTGTTGCAATGGCTCCATTTATTCTGTTAGTGTTAACATTAATTGTTCTATTTTCAAGAGGAGGTAAATTAAAATGAATTTTCATGAAAAGCCACAAGTTTATGCTCCAACGGTTGAATTGAAAGTTGCAAGTTTAGAGCGTTCGTTAGCGTTTTATCAAGAGGTTATTGGTTTAAAAGTATTGGAGCATTCAACAACAAAAGCTAGTTTAACAGCTGATGGGGTAAATGTTTTAATTAAATTAGATCAGCCAGATAATGTTACACCTAGAGATGAGCGAAATACTGGGTTGTACCATTTAGCGTTATTAGTACCAACTAGAAAAGATTTAGGAATCGTGCTTAGGCATTTAATTGAAACTAGAAATCCGCTTCAAGGTGGTTCGGATCATTTAGTTAGTGAAGCGATTTATTTAGCGGATCCAGATATGAATGGTATTGAGATTTATGTAGACCGTCCATCCGAGAATTGGCAATGGCATAATGAGTATGTTGTGATGGATAGTAAACGATTAGAT from Arthrobacter citreus encodes the following:
- a CDS encoding DoxX family protein, which gives rise to MKWFTRIIQGVLIIAFLMSGFVKLSGNAQMLQDFKEVYGYSKGMMYTIGSFEVLGAIGLLVGYWKTFVGKLASIGLVIIMVGAVFTHLHAGQGVSVAMAPFILLVLTLIVLFSRGGKLK
- a CDS encoding VOC family protein; the encoded protein is MNFHEKPQVYAPTVELKVASLERSLAFYQEVIGLKVLEHSTTKASLTADGVNVLIKLDQPDNVTPRDERNTGLYHLALLVPTRKDLGIVLRHLIETRNPLQGGSDHLVSEAIYLADPDMNGIEIYVDRPSENWQWHNEYVVMDSKRLDVEGLLALAENESFTGLPKGTIMGHIHLQVSDLASTEKFYCEGLGFDVVTKYGAQALFISTGRYHHHIGLNTWHSAGGSAASESSAGLKNFTLLYPSEEEKLKIVNRLKDMGATVFVEDGTTFTKDPSGITIQLLVG